From Halalkalicoccus sp. CG83, one genomic window encodes:
- a CDS encoding aminotransferase class I/II-fold pyridoxal phosphate-dependent enzyme: MRSYLTEHGASRYAFYGYGKIAVRDGLDLLLAERPETTNVVLPAYLPHGIIESFRDAGLEPRYYRCDRRLRPNLEDVERLLDEESLAAMLTHYFGHPQPPEDVSTMRTLCEQHDAFLIDDNAHAPLSTSEGRLLGTLGDIGITSLRKLLPVPNGALLFVSNESLSETDLTRSEVRSRYGLDDYRYCARSLGRSVSGYPVAREALSAIRWLRDRIPGPRTAVDHKVADGGEDPRSIYEEAKGPMSRLALRVFDRTDPQRVIAARRANYRVWDRAIRDVEGVEPVFPQLPDGVCPQYYTVFVDDPDDLGPLEGVSAPWPPLPHEISDDAEFETENYLATHLHTLPVHQGLDLKGLGPLVPEKRR; the protein is encoded by the coding sequence ATGCGTTCGTATCTGACCGAGCACGGCGCGTCCCGGTACGCGTTCTACGGCTACGGCAAGATCGCCGTGCGTGACGGTCTCGATCTGCTGTTGGCCGAACGACCCGAGACGACCAACGTCGTCCTCCCGGCCTATCTGCCACACGGGATCATCGAGTCGTTTCGAGACGCCGGGCTCGAGCCCCGATACTACCGGTGTGATCGGCGGCTCCGTCCGAACCTCGAGGACGTCGAGCGACTCCTCGACGAGGAATCGCTCGCGGCCATGCTCACACACTACTTCGGGCATCCTCAACCCCCCGAGGACGTCTCGACGATGCGAACGCTGTGTGAGCAACACGACGCATTCCTGATCGACGACAACGCCCACGCTCCGCTGAGCACGAGCGAGGGTCGACTGCTCGGAACGCTCGGCGACATCGGGATCACGAGCCTCAGAAAACTGCTTCCGGTACCGAACGGCGCCCTGTTGTTCGTCTCGAACGAGTCACTCTCGGAGACGGACCTCACGCGCTCGGAGGTCCGAAGTCGGTACGGTCTCGACGACTACCGCTACTGTGCACGGTCGCTCGGTCGATCCGTCAGCGGCTACCCCGTTGCACGGGAGGCCCTGTCCGCGATCCGATGGCTGCGGGATCGGATCCCCGGGCCGCGTACGGCGGTCGATCACAAGGTGGCGGACGGTGGCGAGGATCCCCGATCGATCTACGAGGAGGCGAAGGGACCGATGTCTCGACTCGCACTGCGGGTGTTCGACCGGACGGATCCCCAACGCGTGATCGCCGCCAGACGAGCGAACTACCGGGTCTGGGACCGAGCGATCCGCGACGTCGAGGGCGTCGAGCCGGTGTTTCCCCAACTCCCCGATGGCGTCTGTCCGCAGTACTACACCGTGTTCGTCGACGACCCGGACGACCTCGGCCCCCTCGAAGGAGTCAGCGCACCGTGGCCGCCGCTGCCGCACGAGATCAGTGACGACGCGGAGTTCGAGACGGAGAACTACCTCGCCACCCACCTCCACACGCTCCCGGTTCACCAGGGTTTGGATCTCAAGGGGCTGGGCCCGCTGGTGCCAGAGAAACGGCGATAA
- a CDS encoding aminotransferase family protein — protein MSHQPTNPPSASLAHWSHPDREPPTIVEGDGCYVVSETGERHLDFLSQLYCVNAGHGNERIANAMSDQLERIAYVSSAKHNDTRSELADRLEAIAPGELSSTFFSVSGSEANEAAVQIAREHTGASKVLTRYQSYHGGTQGAGGLTGDPSTRGALEPYGSTATAKFLPPLPEAFDGSEGEELAERAANHLEYVIRNEGPETVAAVLIEPVGGTSGAYPAPAGYFERVRELCEEYGVLLIADEVITGFGRCGEWFGIQTEGVEPDLLTFAKGVTSAYAPLAGVLVRDDVAAGVREEGFDLGQTFGGHPVSCAAGVAALDVYTEGLLENVRDLEARFDREMRSLAEHEAVANVRGRGFLWGVEFADPGTGEAFVDPWVEPDADNPVRAVIAEASDRGVLIGAGRPATQVICAPPLCADATIIEEGVDALSASISAVF, from the coding sequence ATGTCACACCAGCCCACGAATCCCCCGAGCGCGTCGCTCGCCCACTGGTCACACCCGGACAGGGAGCCGCCGACGATCGTCGAGGGCGATGGGTGTTACGTGGTCAGCGAGACGGGCGAACGGCATCTCGACTTCCTCTCGCAGCTCTACTGCGTGAACGCCGGCCACGGAAACGAGCGGATCGCGAACGCGATGAGCGACCAGCTCGAACGGATCGCCTACGTCTCGTCGGCGAAACACAACGACACCCGAAGCGAGCTGGCCGATCGACTCGAGGCGATCGCCCCGGGCGAGCTGTCGTCGACGTTCTTCTCGGTATCGGGAAGCGAGGCCAACGAGGCGGCCGTCCAGATCGCCCGCGAACACACGGGGGCGTCGAAGGTGCTCACTCGGTACCAGTCGTACCACGGAGGGACCCAGGGTGCGGGCGGGCTGACAGGCGATCCGTCGACCCGGGGGGCGCTCGAGCCGTACGGATCGACGGCGACCGCGAAGTTCCTGCCGCCGCTTCCCGAGGCGTTCGACGGGAGCGAGGGCGAGGAGCTGGCGGAGCGGGCCGCGAACCACCTCGAGTACGTGATCCGGAACGAGGGCCCCGAGACGGTGGCGGCGGTCCTGATCGAGCCCGTCGGCGGGACCAGCGGCGCGTATCCCGCCCCGGCCGGCTACTTCGAGCGGGTCCGCGAGCTCTGTGAGGAGTACGGCGTGCTGCTGATCGCCGACGAGGTGATCACGGGCTTCGGCCGGTGTGGCGAGTGGTTCGGGATCCAGACCGAGGGCGTCGAGCCGGACCTGCTCACCTTCGCGAAGGGGGTGACGAGCGCGTACGCCCCGCTCGCCGGCGTGCTCGTCCGCGACGACGTCGCGGCGGGCGTTCGCGAGGAGGGGTTCGACCTCGGCCAGACGTTCGGCGGCCACCCCGTCTCGTGTGCGGCGGGCGTCGCGGCGCTCGACGTCTACACCGAGGGCCTCCTCGAGAACGTCCGCGACCTCGAGGCGCGCTTCGATCGGGAGATGCGCTCGCTCGCCGAGCACGAGGCGGTCGCGAACGTCCGCGGGCGGGGCTTCCTGTGGGGTGTCGAGTTCGCGGACCCCGGAACGGGTGAGGCGTTCGTCGACCCGTGGGTCGAGCCCGACGCCGACAATCCCGTCCGTGCGGTGATCGCCGAGGCGTCCGATCGTGGAGTACTGATCGGGGCGGGTCGGCCGGCCACGCAGGTCATCTGTGCCCCGCCGCTGTGTGCGGACGCGACGATCATCGAGGAGGGCGTCGACGCGCTCTCGGCGTCGATCAGCGCCGTCTTCTGA
- a CDS encoding DUF7504 family protein, with translation MRDEGRDSARSAYEETTALVQELDELKQRGSNLLVVGSRMPGAHRAACRQFLGEESTGPRRRLFALANPCTPVTERTPETELEPDSLRVVRYAAANRSTAAARPAVEPSVNEPSVDETTIEHDDLGEFGRAVSRSIAEFEAASSGLSPAELRLCFDSLTPLLSEYEPETMFRFLHLLTHRVRSVDGMGHYHLTTDRNTRSVALLEPLFDAVIELCLHDGSLHQRWCLRDSGLTTGWLQF, from the coding sequence ATGCGTGACGAGGGCCGGGATTCGGCGCGATCGGCGTACGAGGAGACCACCGCACTGGTCCAGGAGCTCGACGAGCTCAAACAGCGTGGCTCCAACCTCTTGGTGGTGGGTTCGCGGATGCCTGGCGCCCACCGCGCGGCCTGCCGACAGTTTCTCGGCGAGGAGAGTACGGGGCCGCGGCGGCGGCTGTTCGCGCTGGCGAACCCCTGTACTCCGGTCACAGAGCGCACTCCGGAGACGGAACTCGAGCCGGACTCGCTTCGCGTCGTTCGGTACGCGGCCGCGAACCGAAGCACAGCGGCTGCACGACCCGCCGTCGAGCCGAGCGTCAACGAACCGAGCGTCGATGAGACGACGATCGAACACGACGACCTCGGTGAGTTCGGCCGGGCCGTCTCGCGGAGCATCGCCGAGTTCGAGGCCGCGAGCAGCGGGCTCTCCCCGGCGGAACTGCGCCTCTGTTTCGATTCGCTCACCCCGTTGCTCTCGGAGTACGAGCCCGAGACGATGTTCCGGTTCCTCCACCTACTCACTCACCGGGTCCGTTCGGTCGACGGGATGGGCCACTATCACCTCACTACCGACCGCAACACCCGAAGCGTCGCGCTGCTCGAACCGCTGTTCGACGCCGTCATCGAGCTCTGTCTGCACGACGGGTCGCTTCACCAGCGCTGGTGTCTCCGCGATAGCGGCTTGACGACCGGCTGGCTCCAGTTCTGA
- a CDS encoding DUF7503 family protein — translation MSNDSIKTYLADHPRMTGVLFTTLLLLSQAGNAAAGWATTTAGP, via the coding sequence ATGTCGAACGACAGCATCAAAACGTACCTGGCGGATCACCCACGAATGACCGGCGTCCTCTTCACGACCCTGCTGTTGCTCTCACAGGCGGGCAACGCGGCGGCGGGCTGGGCTACGACGACGGCTGGCCCGTAG
- the cca gene encoding CCA tRNA nucleotidyltransferase, which translates to MTDAFRETVAAVRDRVTPGPDERERLQRATADLVERTKSATADLPVETDVLRVGSTARDTWLAGDRDIDLFVRFPSDLPREDLESYGLAVGHEVLPEGRAEFAEHPYVTGEFDGFDVDLVPCYRVERATEARSAVDRTPFHTRYVEREITDELAADVRVLKGFLVACGIYGSDLRTEGFSGYLTELLVLEFDGFRPLIEAAADWHPPVGLDPEDHGTRSFDDPLIVVDPTDPERNVAAVLSETNLARFQHHARALLTDPSIECFEPDDPGPLDRDALLSHLERRETTPIALRFSAPDVVEDQLYPQLEKSLSGIADELDRRGFSVLRSSAFADENAVLLVECAVASLPAVERHEGPPVHVGEHAAAFYEKYAGSDAYGPFVDGDRYVVERDRGHTTAVGLLEGGMLFDVALGPDVERALREDYDLLVGGEVTALLEEFGAELAYYYDPRP; encoded by the coding sequence ATGACCGACGCTTTTCGCGAGACCGTCGCCGCCGTCCGCGACCGGGTCACGCCCGGGCCCGACGAGCGCGAACGGCTACAGCGGGCGACCGCCGACCTCGTCGAACGGACCAAATCGGCGACCGCCGACCTCCCCGTCGAGACCGACGTCCTCCGCGTCGGCAGCACCGCCCGGGACACCTGGCTGGCCGGCGACCGCGACATCGACCTGTTCGTTCGGTTCCCGTCCGATCTCCCTCGGGAGGACCTCGAGTCCTACGGGCTGGCCGTCGGCCACGAGGTCCTCCCCGAGGGCCGCGCCGAGTTCGCGGAACATCCCTACGTCACCGGCGAGTTCGACGGGTTCGACGTCGATCTCGTCCCCTGCTACCGCGTCGAGCGCGCGACCGAGGCCCGTTCGGCGGTCGACCGCACCCCGTTTCACACGCGCTACGTCGAGCGCGAGATCACCGACGAGCTCGCCGCGGACGTCCGCGTGCTCAAGGGGTTCCTGGTCGCATGCGGGATCTACGGCAGCGACCTCCGTACCGAGGGGTTCTCGGGCTATCTCACCGAACTCCTCGTGCTCGAATTCGACGGCTTTCGTCCGCTGATCGAGGCCGCCGCCGACTGGCACCCGCCCGTCGGACTCGACCCCGAGGACCACGGGACGCGCTCGTTCGACGATCCGCTGATCGTGGTCGACCCCACCGACCCCGAGCGCAACGTCGCCGCCGTCCTCTCGGAGACCAACCTCGCACGGTTCCAACACCACGCCCGCGCGCTGCTCACGGACCCCTCGATCGAGTGCTTCGAGCCCGACGACCCCGGGCCGCTCGACCGTGACGCGCTGCTCTCCCACCTCGAGCGCCGCGAGACGACGCCGATCGCCCTCCGCTTTTCCGCCCCCGACGTCGTCGAGGACCAGCTCTATCCCCAGCTCGAGAAGTCGCTCTCGGGGATCGCCGACGAGCTCGATCGACGCGGCTTCTCCGTCCTCCGATCGAGCGCCTTCGCCGACGAGAACGCCGTCCTGCTCGTCGAGTGCGCCGTTGCCTCACTGCCGGCCGTCGAGCGCCACGAGGGGCCGCCGGTCCACGTCGGGGAGCACGCGGCAGCCTTCTACGAGAAGTACGCCGGAAGCGACGCCTACGGTCCGTTCGTCGATGGCGACCGGTACGTCGTCGAGCGTGATCGGGGACACACGACGGCGGTCGGCCTGCTCGAGGGCGGCATGCTCTTCGACGTGGCGCTCGGTCCCGACGTCGAACGTGCTCTGCGAGAGGACTACGATCTGCTCGTCGGCGGGGAGGTGACGGCGCTGCTCGAGGAGTTCGGAGCCGAACTCGCGTACTACTACGATCCACGCCCCTGA
- a CDS encoding lipid II:glycine glycyltransferase FemX gives MSITVRRAEGDELEQWDSYVSRSEEAGPFHQRAGLELLADHTDTTLHPLVAYKGQQAVGILPVFEERKGPFTLVVTPPSHTEVYYLGAALLDAHQLKQRKLERRNRRFVYTCHEWIEANLEPDLTHIRNTDRYLDHRPFKEKGYEVEPYYTYVTDLTPDTDDLLMALSSDARSNVRNTDEDAYEIEIGGLDEAKEIIDRVRERHEDQDTPYFIDDDYVTRLYETFPDDQIKPYTCYTTDGGMAGGIVAIEHDDTIYRWQGGTKGDVDIPVNDLLDWHIMEDAKSRGIERYDFVGANQRRICRYKSKFAPDLAAYHGVRRRSPRAEAVSTVRGLRSLVPFPR, from the coding sequence ATGAGCATCACAGTACGACGTGCCGAAGGAGACGAACTCGAACAGTGGGACAGCTACGTGAGCCGCTCGGAGGAGGCGGGTCCGTTCCATCAGCGAGCGGGACTCGAACTGCTCGCCGATCACACCGACACGACGCTTCATCCGCTCGTCGCGTACAAGGGCCAACAGGCGGTCGGCATCCTCCCCGTCTTCGAGGAACGGAAGGGACCGTTCACGCTGGTCGTCACCCCGCCCTCCCATACCGAGGTCTACTACCTCGGCGCGGCGCTGCTCGACGCCCATCAGCTCAAACAGCGCAAGCTCGAGCGGCGCAACCGGCGGTTCGTCTACACCTGCCACGAGTGGATCGAGGCGAACCTCGAACCCGACCTCACCCACATCCGAAACACGGACCGGTATCTCGATCACCGACCGTTCAAGGAGAAGGGCTACGAGGTCGAACCCTACTACACGTACGTCACCGACCTCACCCCCGATACGGACGACCTGCTGATGGCGCTCTCGAGCGACGCACGCTCGAACGTCCGCAACACCGACGAGGACGCCTACGAGATCGAGATCGGCGGCCTCGACGAGGCAAAGGAGATCATCGATCGCGTCCGCGAGCGCCACGAGGACCAGGACACGCCCTACTTCATCGACGACGATTACGTCACTCGGCTGTACGAGACGTTTCCGGACGACCAGATCAAACCGTACACCTGCTATACGACCGACGGTGGGATGGCCGGCGGGATCGTCGCCATCGAGCACGACGACACGATCTACCGTTGGCAGGGCGGCACCAAGGGCGACGTCGACATCCCGGTCAACGACCTGCTCGACTGGCACATCATGGAGGACGCGAAGTCCCGCGGGATCGAGCGCTACGACTTCGTGGGCGCGAACCAGCGCCGGATCTGCCGGTATAAGTCGAAGTTCGCGCCGGATCTTGCGGCCTATCACGGCGTACGAAGGCGCTCCCCGCGCGCGGAGGCGGTGAGCACCGTTCGCGGTCTGCGTAGTCTCGTCCCGTTTCCCCGCTGA
- a CDS encoding asparagine synthase-related protein gives MGDEERREDDGRLTGVHGAVGHDLPERTASRSSQYAVSDFTDEALSVRLVTHPLLGDGRPVDIDQTVRVWVLGEVYGFDDTAIGGSDGHRPRPQSVDSAAYCAELYESHGMEFVGGLNGNCVVLVHDEAAGELSVVTDRLGSIPVYYTRTDDGVAFSTDIDNVARRPEVETEFDLGYLHEYLVYRRTFGVKTPLAGIEELQPATVSTIDLEDGSIDAERYWQPRFRPQEVSFDAFADEFTRTFKQVIDEWRRDDLRYGALLSGGSDSRLNLAALGSNVTAFHMADWMSREARTAERVAIESGNEFVFLRRDPNYQASALDRNRAFNNFNGWFTQGYASGFEREITSRVDVLLSGMYADTLFKGHAVPSPSCSLDPIGNLTLPIESSIDSLPEFIDWLLESAPSDDSLPLSTDLRTVLEENVYRDGDEIVHHGVRYDSIDDLVYTSGYFPLTNDDDIIFRNSLRSMLPYRTPFLDNRLVDLSLRMPIRYRLRRNVINAAIQRLDPKLASIPHAHTGLSLDHSFPVDYLGRTFYALWRKHAMGESPPQSHLSNGSWINDAELIRRDDFYWQAIESRAELIERLPFVEFEDVRNCYRDHLDGENNVVELYTLLTVLTMPTTEEIATMYTDDDRIDDQERITPPEGPR, from the coding sequence ATGGGGGACGAGGAGCGTCGCGAGGACGACGGGCGGCTTACTGGGGTCCACGGAGCAGTCGGGCACGACCTCCCCGAGAGGACCGCCTCCCGCTCGAGTCAGTACGCCGTCTCGGACTTCACGGACGAGGCGTTGTCGGTTCGACTCGTCACCCACCCGCTGCTCGGCGACGGCCGGCCCGTCGACATCGACCAGACGGTCCGCGTTTGGGTGCTCGGCGAGGTCTACGGCTTCGACGACACGGCGATCGGCGGGTCGGACGGACACCGACCCCGACCTCAGAGCGTCGACAGCGCCGCCTACTGTGCGGAGCTCTACGAGTCCCACGGCATGGAGTTCGTGGGCGGGTTGAACGGAAACTGCGTCGTCCTCGTTCACGACGAGGCGGCCGGCGAACTATCGGTCGTCACCGATCGACTGGGGTCGATCCCGGTCTACTACACCCGGACGGACGACGGCGTCGCGTTCTCGACCGACATCGACAACGTCGCGCGACGTCCGGAGGTCGAGACGGAGTTCGATCTGGGCTACCTCCACGAGTATCTGGTCTATCGCCGGACGTTCGGCGTGAAGACACCGCTTGCCGGTATCGAGGAGCTCCAGCCGGCGACGGTCTCGACGATCGATCTCGAGGACGGCTCGATCGACGCGGAACGCTACTGGCAGCCGCGGTTCCGCCCGCAGGAGGTCTCCTTCGACGCGTTCGCCGACGAGTTCACGCGGACATTCAAGCAGGTGATCGACGAGTGGCGCCGCGACGACCTCCGGTACGGCGCGCTGCTCAGCGGCGGCAGCGACTCCCGTCTCAACCTCGCAGCGCTCGGTTCGAACGTGACCGCCTTCCACATGGCCGACTGGATGAGCCGGGAGGCCCGCACCGCGGAACGGGTGGCGATCGAGTCGGGCAACGAGTTCGTCTTCCTCAGACGCGACCCGAACTACCAGGCGAGCGCGCTCGATCGAAACCGGGCGTTCAACAACTTCAACGGCTGGTTCACACAGGGGTACGCGAGCGGGTTCGAGCGGGAGATCACCTCCCGGGTCGACGTGTTGCTCTCGGGGATGTACGCCGACACGCTGTTCAAGGGCCATGCCGTCCCCTCGCCGTCGTGTTCGCTCGACCCGATCGGCAACCTCACGCTGCCGATCGAGTCGAGCATCGACAGCCTTCCGGAGTTCATCGACTGGCTCCTCGAGAGCGCTCCGAGCGACGACAGCCTGCCGCTGTCGACCGACCTCCGGACGGTGCTCGAGGAGAACGTCTACCGCGACGGCGACGAGATCGTTCACCACGGCGTTCGCTACGACTCGATCGACGACCTCGTCTACACCAGCGGCTACTTCCCGCTGACCAACGACGACGACATCATCTTCCGCAACAGCCTCCGAAGCATGCTTCCCTACCGGACGCCGTTTCTGGACAACCGTCTCGTGGACCTCTCGCTTCGGATGCCGATCCGATATCGTCTGCGACGAAACGTCATCAACGCCGCCATCCAACGCCTCGATCCGAAGCTCGCGTCGATCCCGCACGCACACACGGGACTGAGTCTCGATCACTCGTTTCCGGTGGACTACCTCGGACGCACGTTCTACGCCCTCTGGCGGAAACACGCCATGGGGGAGAGCCCGCCGCAGTCACACCTCAGCAACGGGTCATGGATCAACGACGCGGAGCTGATTCGGAGGGACGACTTCTACTGGCAGGCGATCGAATCACGTGCGGAGCTGATCGAGCGACTGCCGTTCGTCGAGTTCGAGGACGTCCGCAACTGTTATCGAGACCACCTCGACGGGGAGAACAACGTCGTGGAGCTCTATACGCTTCTGACCGTACTTACGATGCCAACAACTGAAGAGATAGCCACCATGTACACCGACGATGACCGAATCGACGACCAGGAACGAATCACGCCGCCGGAGGGCCCGCGGTGA
- a CDS encoding histone, which translates to MSVELPFAPVDSIIRRNADGLRVSQAAAEELATRIQDRGARLAAGAAEEATADGRKTLMAADFGVSEAVDPETLELPVAPVDRIARLDIDESYRVSMDARIALAQLLEAYADDLAGAAATLARHADRRTVKAEDIRTYIELVE; encoded by the coding sequence ATGAGCGTCGAGTTACCGTTCGCGCCGGTGGATTCGATCATCCGGCGCAACGCCGACGGGTTGCGCGTCAGCCAGGCGGCCGCCGAGGAGCTCGCGACCCGGATCCAGGACCGGGGCGCACGGCTCGCAGCGGGGGCCGCCGAGGAGGCGACCGCCGACGGTCGGAAGACGCTGATGGCCGCGGACTTCGGCGTGAGCGAGGCCGTCGACCCCGAAACGCTCGAGCTGCCGGTCGCGCCCGTGGATCGGATCGCACGCCTCGACATCGACGAGAGTTACCGGGTGTCGATGGACGCCCGGATCGCGCTCGCCCAGCTGCTCGAGGCGTACGCCGACGACCTCGCGGGGGCGGCCGCCACCCTCGCCCGACACGCCGACAGACGCACCGTGAAGGCAGAGGACATCCGAACGTACATCGAGCTCGTCGAATGA
- a CDS encoding alkaline phosphatase family protein: protein MSNESIDTLLIGIDAACAPILDPLFEKDALPNIESIIEDGASGPLESQIPPWTASAWPSLYTGANPGKHGVFGFLTYEGYDWDVVNATHVREAALWELLTHQEMSSVVVNVPVTAPPPEIDGAVVPGYTAPENPDCHPTGLLSEIREEIGEYRVYPDEEREQPGEYVDLVRMRGAAFRYLAKRFEPKFGFVQFQQTDSVFHENPDRQDYVEEIYRAVDEEVGTLLEDCDPDTVIIASDHGMGRYDEYELRVNEFLDEEGYVETMTGGSGMPAWLPMLNSQLRQGGEAEAPSPGLAGRAIGAAAQVGITPARAGRALRAAGLDGLVKRVIPANARRAGNEQVDFAESAAYMRSRIELGLRMNVEGREPDGIVPQSEYESVREELIELLSDVETPDGKAMFEAVGPREEYFWGPHADESVDVVMVPNEFEQFLSADFKGEVFGPPSEPWNHKRDGIVAISGEGVDADADLGDAHLFDVAPTICAALGAPRSDRMDGDVLPAVDATEEYGYPELDESVRETDDEEIEDRLSALGYLEGNE from the coding sequence GTGAGTAACGAGTCGATAGACACGCTGTTGATCGGGATCGACGCCGCCTGTGCACCGATCCTCGATCCCCTGTTCGAGAAGGACGCGCTTCCGAACATCGAGTCGATCATCGAGGACGGGGCGAGCGGCCCCCTCGAGTCCCAGATCCCGCCCTGGACCGCGAGCGCGTGGCCATCGCTGTATACGGGCGCAAACCCGGGCAAACACGGCGTGTTCGGCTTTCTCACCTACGAGGGCTACGACTGGGACGTCGTCAACGCGACGCACGTCCGGGAGGCGGCTCTCTGGGAGCTGCTCACCCACCAGGAGATGAGCAGCGTCGTCGTCAACGTCCCCGTGACGGCGCCGCCGCCGGAGATCGACGGCGCAGTGGTGCCGGGCTACACGGCCCCCGAGAACCCCGACTGTCATCCGACGGGTCTGCTCTCAGAGATCCGCGAGGAGATCGGCGAGTACCGCGTCTACCCCGACGAGGAGCGCGAGCAGCCCGGCGAGTACGTCGACCTCGTGCGGATGCGCGGGGCCGCGTTCCGGTATCTCGCCAAGCGGTTCGAGCCCAAGTTCGGATTCGTTCAGTTCCAACAGACCGACAGCGTCTTCCACGAGAACCCCGACCGCCAGGACTACGTCGAGGAGATCTACCGGGCGGTCGACGAGGAGGTCGGGACGCTACTCGAGGACTGCGATCCCGACACCGTGATCATCGCGAGCGATCACGGGATGGGACGCTACGACGAGTACGAACTCCGCGTCAACGAGTTCCTCGACGAGGAGGGATACGTCGAGACGATGACCGGCGGGTCGGGCATGCCCGCCTGGCTTCCGATGTTGAACAGCCAGCTCCGCCAGGGAGGCGAGGCCGAGGCGCCCTCGCCGGGGCTGGCGGGCAGGGCGATCGGCGCCGCCGCCCAAGTCGGGATCACGCCCGCCCGCGCCGGCAGGGCGCTCCGCGCGGCCGGCCTCGATGGGCTGGTCAAGCGCGTGATCCCCGCGAACGCACGACGGGCGGGGAACGAACAGGTCGACTTCGCCGAGTCGGCGGCGTACATGCGCTCACGGATCGAACTCGGACTGCGGATGAACGTCGAGGGACGCGAACCCGACGGGATCGTCCCGCAGTCGGAGTACGAGTCGGTCCGCGAGGAGCTGATCGAACTGCTCTCCGACGTCGAGACGCCGGACGGGAAGGCGATGTTCGAGGCCGTCGGCCCGCGCGAGGAGTACTTCTGGGGGCCCCACGCCGACGAGAGCGTCGACGTCGTGATGGTCCCCAACGAGTTCGAGCAGTTCCTCTCGGCCGACTTCAAGGGGGAGGTGTTCGGTCCGCCGTCCGAGCCGTGGAACCACAAGCGCGACGGGATCGTCGCGATCTCGGGCGAGGGAGTCGACGCCGACGCCGACCTCGGGGACGCACACCTCTTCGACGTCGCGCCGACGATCTGTGCCGCGCTCGGCGCGCCGAGAAGCGATCGGATGGACGGCGACGTGCTCCCGGCGGTCGACGCCACCGAGGAGTACGGCTACCCCGAACTGGACGAGAGCGTGCGAGAGACCGACGACGAGGAGATCGAGGACCGGCTGTCGGCTCTCGGTTATCTGGAGGGTAACGAATGA
- a CDS encoding histone deacetylase family protein translates to MRFGYSETCLEHDTGERHPETADRLRAIKQGLTRKHGVEYVDADPVDVDRVAAVHDADYVEEVREFCAAGGGNWDPDTVAVEETWDAALTSAGLAVWAAEAALAGEQGRKTPFSLGRPPGHHATIDDAMGFCFFNNAAVAAQAALDDEAVDRVAIVDWDVHHGNGTQDVFEDRGDVFYASIHEQGLYPGTGEAEETGSGEGEGTICNVPLPAGTDIGGYLYAIDEVLEPALARFDPDLLIVSAGFDAHRHDPISRMRVSTDGFGHLTIALREIAEDAGAPIAFVLEGGYGLDTLSEGVAMVHETFDGHTPVEPEIDPQEGVEEIITDLREYHDLG, encoded by the coding sequence ATGAGATTCGGCTACAGCGAGACCTGCCTCGAACACGACACCGGCGAACGCCACCCGGAGACGGCAGATCGGCTGCGGGCGATCAAGCAGGGGCTCACCCGGAAGCACGGCGTCGAGTACGTCGACGCCGACCCCGTGGACGTCGATCGGGTGGCGGCGGTCCACGACGCCGACTACGTCGAGGAGGTACGCGAGTTCTGTGCGGCCGGCGGGGGGAACTGGGACCCCGACACGGTCGCCGTCGAGGAGACGTGGGACGCCGCGCTGACCAGCGCCGGTCTCGCGGTGTGGGCCGCTGAGGCCGCGCTCGCGGGCGAACAGGGGCGCAAGACGCCGTTCTCGCTGGGTCGACCGCCGGGCCACCACGCGACGATCGACGACGCGATGGGGTTCTGCTTCTTCAACAACGCCGCGGTCGCGGCCCAGGCGGCCCTCGACGACGAGGCGGTCGATCGGGTGGCGATCGTCGACTGGGACGTCCACCACGGCAACGGCACCCAGGACGTCTTCGAGGACCGCGGCGACGTCTTCTACGCCTCCATCCACGAACAGGGGCTCTACCCGGGGACGGGCGAGGCCGAGGAGACCGGCTCCGGCGAGGGCGAGGGGACGATCTGTAACGTCCCGCTGCCGGCGGGAACCGACATCGGCGGCTACCTCTACGCGATCGACGAGGTGCTCGAGCCCGCGCTCGCGCGCTTCGATCCCGACCTCTTGATTGTGAGCGCGGGGTTCGACGCACACCGCCACGACCCCATCTCGCGGATGCGCGTCTCGACCGACGGGTTCGGCCACCTCACGATCGCGCTACGGGAGATCGCCGAGGACGCCGGTGCGCCGATCGCGTTCGTCCTCGAGGGGGGCTACGGGCTGGACACGCTGTCGGAGGGGGTCGCGATGGTCCACGAGACCTTCGACGGCCACACGCCGGTCGAGCCGGAGATCGACCCGCAGGAGGGCGTCGAGGAGATCATTACCGACCTGCGGGAGTACCACGACCTCGGATAG